The Salmonella enterica subsp. houtenae serovar Houten genome has a segment encoding these proteins:
- a CDS encoding Phage protein: MAMKYSWFHHHDCTTEQADTLISDYQKRGVRTEKSLNPDFITWTVSAKLPEYAHRVRTPKSLRQKVWG; the protein is encoded by the coding sequence ATGGCGATGAAATACTCCTGGTTCCATCATCATGACTGCACAACCGAGCAGGCCGACACGCTGATATCGGATTATCAGAAGCGGGGCGTAAGGACAGAAAAGAGCCTGAACCCTGACTTCATTACCTGGACTGTCAGCGCGAAATTACCTGAATATGCACACCGGGTGCGGACGCCAAAATCCTTACGCCAAAAGGTCTGGGGGTGA
- a CDS encoding bacteriophage Lambda NinG protein: MAKLPRRKCANKECRQWFHPIREGQIVCSYQCASAVGKEQTRKAREAAQRKAQSLQRAAEKKERATWRQRKAAVKPLKHWIDLTQRAVNDICRETELAEGLGCISCGTKTAFAWHAGHYRTTAAAGHLRFTRFNIHLQCDVCNVYKSGNIEAYRTALVERYGEAAVLALENNNTPHRWTVEELKEIRLAALADLRALKKLEAA, from the coding sequence ATGGCTAAATTACCGCGCCGTAAGTGCGCAAACAAAGAATGCCGCCAGTGGTTTCACCCGATACGCGAGGGGCAGATCGTTTGCTCGTACCAGTGCGCCAGCGCCGTCGGCAAAGAACAAACCAGAAAAGCTCGCGAAGCCGCGCAACGTAAGGCGCAATCCCTTCAGCGCGCCGCTGAGAAAAAAGAACGCGCCACCTGGCGCCAGCGGAAAGCCGCGGTTAAGCCGCTGAAGCACTGGATTGACTTGACGCAGCGCGCCGTAAATGACATTTGCCGCGAAACCGAACTGGCAGAAGGACTCGGTTGCATCTCCTGTGGAACGAAGACGGCGTTCGCATGGCATGCAGGCCATTACAGGACTACGGCCGCCGCGGGGCATCTGCGCTTCACTCGCTTCAACATCCATCTTCAGTGTGATGTCTGCAACGTCTACAAATCAGGGAACATCGAAGCATATCGTACCGCGCTGGTTGAGCGTTACGGTGAGGCGGCGGTGCTGGCACTCGAGAACAATAACACCCCGCACCGCTGGACGGTCGAGGAGCTGAAGGAAATCAGGCTCGCGGCTCTGGCGGATCTGCGTGCGCTAAAAAAGCTGGAGGCCGCATGA
- the ylcG gene encoding DNA breaking-rejoining protein, with amino-acid sequence MKPELIEILRMRWQRLRIYRRPGSVLVDYRILRNFVRIYQFTGFTQ; translated from the coding sequence ATGAAACCAGAACTGATCGAGATACTCCGCATGCGCTGGCAGCGCCTCCGCATTTACCGCCGTCCGGGGTCGGTGTTGGTTGACTACCGCATCCTGCGCAATTTTGTTCGTATTTATCAGTTCACAGGATTTACTCAATGA